Proteins from a genomic interval of Cognatishimia sp. WU-CL00825:
- the lptD gene encoding LPS assembly protein LptD, translating to MMRCKQLLVSLSLAGLLMATPPESHAQQQPKSQQAQQNLILIADSVFLRGGHLLTARGNIEALRGDTRLTATALIYDSQTDLITIEGPIKITEGTTTEVFASFAELDTDLQNGLLQSARVVLHQQVELTARQMRRTQGRYSTLEYATATSCKTCKDGRPPLWQIRAKRVRHDQLEKQLYFDQAQFRIFDVPVLYLPRLRLPDPSLERSTGFLIPEIRTQSRLGTGVKIPYFIRLGDHRDLTVTPYLSAKTNTLELRYRQAFRTGEIQFEGAISDDDTSALDLRAYGFATGEFDLQRDYTLSFDLKATSDNGYLLEYDYSDLDRLTSEVAIHRTNRIENVRTSFLHFNSLRASENNRTLPALVLSVRKEKRFFPGSFGGEGLWQLEAHSHYRRSNDDTDTDADGVVDGRDVSRVNAELGWRNTWMQSNGLEFGLQTNLALDAITTRQDATLAHSSYTQLTPSAAAHLRFPMMRTTDAQVTHILEPVAQVGWHGGSARFGTPDLIANDESTRVEFDEGNLLALSRFPSDDRRERGLVGAWGVNWTRLGPNWQAHMTVGQVIHETPHSDFTSSSGLSGTLSDLLVAGQIKMENGLTFTGRTLLDDSDGINKAEARGSWNNDKLALNASYIWLDQDPAENRAANLSEWNLDSSYRFGRHWTGLANWRYDIASKSSAEAGLGIEYQNECLNARFSVSRRFTSSTSVQPSTDLSFIVRILGFSTNASDQSYARTCSQTAG from the coding sequence ATGATGCGCTGCAAACAACTCTTGGTGTCTTTGTCCCTGGCTGGCCTTTTGATGGCGACGCCGCCCGAAAGTCATGCCCAGCAACAGCCCAAATCCCAGCAGGCGCAACAAAACCTGATCTTGATCGCGGACTCGGTGTTTCTGCGGGGAGGCCACTTGTTGACAGCCCGTGGCAATATCGAAGCCCTGCGCGGTGACACCCGTTTGACAGCCACAGCGCTTATCTATGACAGCCAAACGGATTTGATCACCATCGAAGGGCCGATTAAGATTACCGAAGGCACAACAACAGAGGTTTTTGCCAGCTTTGCGGAACTGGATACAGATCTGCAAAACGGTCTGTTACAAAGCGCGCGGGTGGTTTTACACCAACAAGTAGAGCTGACGGCGCGTCAGATGCGCCGCACGCAAGGGCGCTATTCGACACTTGAATATGCCACTGCAACCTCTTGTAAAACCTGCAAAGATGGTCGTCCGCCCCTTTGGCAAATCCGCGCCAAACGGGTGCGCCATGATCAGCTTGAAAAGCAGCTGTATTTTGATCAGGCGCAATTTCGCATCTTTGACGTGCCGGTGCTCTATTTGCCGCGCTTGCGCCTGCCTGATCCGTCACTTGAACGTTCGACAGGCTTTCTTATTCCCGAGATCAGAACCCAGTCGCGTTTGGGCACCGGGGTCAAAATCCCGTATTTCATTCGATTGGGGGACCATCGCGATTTGACGGTAACCCCCTATCTGTCCGCCAAAACCAACACCCTTGAGCTGCGTTACCGGCAGGCCTTTCGCACAGGCGAAATTCAGTTTGAAGGCGCGATTTCCGACGACGACACCAGCGCGCTGGATTTAAGAGCTTATGGGTTTGCGACCGGTGAATTTGATTTGCAGCGCGACTACACGCTTAGTTTTGACCTGAAAGCGACCAGCGATAACGGCTATTTGCTGGAATATGACTATTCGGATCTGGATCGGCTTACCAGCGAAGTGGCCATTCACCGCACCAACCGTATTGAAAATGTCCGCACCTCGTTTTTACATTTCAATTCGCTGCGTGCCTCGGAAAACAACCGCACTTTACCAGCCCTTGTGCTTTCTGTTCGCAAGGAAAAGCGATTTTTTCCCGGATCTTTCGGCGGCGAAGGTCTTTGGCAATTAGAAGCCCACAGCCACTACCGCCGTTCAAATGACGACACCGACACCGATGCAGACGGGGTTGTTGATGGACGTGATGTGTCGCGCGTGAACGCCGAACTCGGGTGGCGCAACACCTGGATGCAGTCAAACGGGCTGGAATTTGGTCTGCAAACCAACCTTGCTTTAGACGCGATTACAACTCGTCAGGACGCCACTCTTGCCCACAGCAGCTATACGCAACTGACCCCGTCCGCAGCCGCGCATCTGCGCTTTCCGATGATGCGCACAACCGACGCGCAAGTGACCCATATTCTGGAACCGGTTGCGCAAGTCGGCTGGCATGGTGGAAGCGCGCGTTTTGGAACGCCCGATCTGATCGCAAACGATGAGAGTACACGGGTTGAATTTGATGAAGGCAATTTGTTGGCGTTGTCCAGGTTTCCTTCTGATGATCGCCGTGAACGCGGTTTGGTGGGCGCATGGGGTGTGAATTGGACGCGTCTGGGTCCCAATTGGCAGGCTCACATGACCGTCGGCCAAGTGATCCATGAAACGCCTCACAGCGATTTCACATCCAGTTCGGGTCTCAGCGGCACCCTATCGGACCTGCTGGTGGCCGGGCAGATAAAAATGGAAAATGGTCTGACATTCACCGGGCGCACTTTGTTGGATGATTCTGATGGCATCAACAAAGCCGAAGCCCGAGGCAGTTGGAACAACGACAAACTCGCGCTCAACGCCTCCTATATTTGGCTTGATCAAGATCCAGCGGAAAACCGGGCCGCAAATCTCTCTGAGTGGAACTTGGACAGCAGCTATCGCTTTGGACGTCATTGGACCGGTCTGGCCAATTGGCGGTACGATATTGCCAGCAAATCATCCGCAGAGGCAGGATTGGGAATTGAATACCAAAATGAGTGCCTGAACGCGCGGTTTTCGGTCTCGCGTCGCTTTACATCTTCTACTAGTGTACAACCATCAACAGACCTTAGCTTTATTGTGCGGATCCTTGGTTTTTCTACCAATGCAAGCGATCAAAGCTATGCAAGAACATGCAGTCAGACGGCAGGATAA
- a CDS encoding peptidylprolyl isomerase produces the protein MTLKTFLSGAITAGILLASASSLSAQSLFSPAATVNNKVVTWYEVDQRAKFYKAIRRFGDLQKIARNELIEERLKSSAAESLGIEVTPEGLRAGLEEFAKRANLTPEQFIKAAAQEGVDAETFQEFVRNGLLWREVVAARFRGRIQISDAEIDAALGSAGQAGLRVLLSEVIIPVTPETEAQVLDVANQISEVKSYAAFAQAAAQFSAARTKENGGRLDWLPLNRLPGPIQAVVLELKPGEVTPPLELERAVAVFQMRDVQELPTPAVQYAAIEYGVFKIPGGNSPEAHAAALAYQADLDTCDDLYGANFGGPEEALQIDSRLPSEIPRDIALELAKLDRHEISTNLTSADGQHLLLIMMCGRTAAVNEEASRENVLNALRNRRLASYADGYLEQLRAEAVIEIK, from the coding sequence ATGACGCTGAAGACCTTTCTGAGTGGTGCAATCACCGCAGGTATTTTACTGGCAAGTGCTTCAAGCCTAAGTGCCCAAAGCCTTTTTTCACCAGCCGCAACCGTCAACAACAAGGTTGTGACTTGGTACGAAGTTGATCAGCGGGCCAAGTTCTATAAGGCCATTCGCCGCTTTGGGGATTTGCAAAAAATTGCTCGCAACGAACTGATCGAGGAACGCCTTAAAAGCAGCGCCGCCGAAAGTCTTGGCATCGAAGTCACCCCTGAAGGTTTGCGGGCTGGTCTGGAAGAATTCGCAAAACGCGCGAACCTGACACCAGAACAATTCATCAAAGCAGCCGCCCAAGAAGGCGTTGACGCAGAAACCTTTCAGGAATTTGTCCGCAATGGTCTGTTGTGGCGCGAAGTTGTCGCTGCGCGTTTCCGGGGGCGCATCCAAATTTCAGACGCAGAAATTGACGCGGCCCTTGGCAGTGCAGGCCAAGCGGGTCTGCGGGTTTTGCTGTCAGAAGTGATCATTCCGGTAACGCCTGAAACCGAAGCGCAAGTTCTGGACGTGGCCAACCAAATCAGTGAGGTCAAATCCTATGCGGCTTTTGCGCAGGCTGCGGCGCAGTTTTCCGCAGCGCGTACCAAAGAAAACGGAGGACGTCTGGATTGGCTGCCGCTTAATCGCCTGCCCGGCCCAATTCAGGCCGTTGTACTAGAGCTCAAACCAGGTGAAGTCACGCCGCCCCTAGAGCTTGAGCGCGCCGTTGCGGTCTTTCAAATGCGCGATGTACAGGAACTGCCCACACCTGCTGTGCAATATGCAGCGATCGAATATGGTGTGTTCAAAATTCCGGGTGGAAATTCACCCGAAGCCCATGCCGCAGCCCTTGCCTATCAGGCAGATCTCGACACCTGTGATGATCTTTATGGCGCAAATTTTGGCGGACCCGAAGAGGCCTTGCAAATAGACTCCAGACTGCCCTCAGAAATCCCACGCGATATCGCGCTGGAACTGGCCAAACTGGACCGGCATGAAATCTCGACCAATCTCACAAGCGCAGATGGCCAACATCTTTTGTTGATCATGATGTGTGGGCGCACCGCCGCCGTGAACGAAGAAGCGTCGCGCGAAAATGTTCTCAATGCGCTGCGCAATCGTCGTTTGGCGTCTTATGCGGATGGCTATTTGGAACAATTGCGCGCCGAAGCGGTCATTGAAATCAAATGA
- the pdxA gene encoding 4-hydroxythreonine-4-phosphate dehydrogenase PdxA, whose product MNHAPIALTCGEPAGVGLELAEQAWSELRDTCAFFLLGDPAHLPGTVPFKEINTPDQALTVCREALPVLPQSFDGKAQPGKPDARNAKAVVDVIAKAVDFCASGQASAICTAPIHKKALKDGTDFPWPGHTEYLAHLAKRENVVMMLASDALRVVPTTIHIALKDVPAALTPDLLEQTIRITQADLQHSFGLENPRLAVAGLNPHAGEGGEMGWEDARIIAPVLEKLRQEGMRISGPHSADTMFHAKARQTYDAAICMYHDQALIPIKTLDFDRGVNVTLGLPFIRTSPDHGTAFDIAGTGTANPSSLIEALRLAQKMAEARRAKASQIGN is encoded by the coding sequence ATGAACCACGCTCCTATTGCGTTGACCTGTGGAGAGCCCGCAGGTGTTGGTTTGGAATTGGCGGAACAAGCCTGGTCGGAACTGCGCGATACTTGCGCATTTTTTCTGCTGGGTGATCCTGCGCATTTGCCTGGCACCGTGCCCTTTAAAGAGATCAACACCCCAGACCAGGCCCTCACTGTTTGTCGCGAGGCCTTGCCGGTGTTGCCGCAGTCCTTTGACGGCAAAGCACAACCGGGCAAGCCGGACGCGCGCAACGCCAAAGCTGTGGTGGACGTCATCGCAAAAGCCGTGGATTTTTGCGCCAGCGGTCAAGCCTCGGCGATCTGCACAGCCCCCATTCACAAAAAAGCGCTTAAGGACGGCACAGATTTTCCTTGGCCCGGCCACACCGAATATCTGGCCCATCTGGCAAAACGTGAAAACGTGGTCATGATGCTTGCCTCTGACGCCCTGCGGGTGGTGCCCACCACCATCCATATTGCGCTCAAAGACGTGCCCGCGGCGCTGACGCCCGACCTACTGGAACAAACCATCCGCATCACCCAAGCAGATTTACAGCACTCTTTTGGGCTGGAAAATCCGCGACTAGCGGTGGCAGGTCTTAATCCACACGCTGGCGAAGGTGGGGAAATGGGCTGGGAAGATGCGCGTATCATTGCCCCCGTCCTTGAAAAGCTGCGACAAGAAGGCATGCGTATTTCTGGGCCACATTCTGCGGACACCATGTTTCATGCCAAGGCCCGCCAGACCTATGATGCGGCAATCTGCATGTACCACGATCAGGCCTTGATCCCGATCAAGACGCTGGATTTTGACCGGGGTGTGAATGTCACCCTTGGCCTGCCGTTCATCCGCACGTCGCCAGATCATGGCACCGCCTTTGACATTGCTGGCACGGGCACCGCCAATCCAAGCAGCTTGATCGAAGCCCTGCGTCTGGCACAGAAAATGGCCGAGGCGCGACGTGCCAAAGCCTCCCAAATCGGAAATTAG
- the rsmA gene encoding 16S rRNA (adenine(1518)-N(6)/adenine(1519)-N(6))-dimethyltransferase RsmA, producing the protein MATIDNLPSLRDVIESHGLSARKSLGQNFLLDLNLTAKIARQAGDLSGSDVLEIGPGPGGLTRGLLAEGARRVLAIEKDPRCMPALEEISAAYPGKLQVINGDALEVDPLAHLTPPIRVAANLPYNVGTELLVRWLTPKEWPPFWQSLTLMFQREVANRIVAEPGSKAYGRLALLAQWRADARIVITLPPETFTPPPKVNSAVVHLTALETPRFEADAATLNRVVATAFNQRRKMLRSSLKSISPDIEDVLNAAGIAPTERAERVSLEEFCALARQVAKL; encoded by the coding sequence ATGGCCACCATCGACAATTTGCCATCTTTGCGGGATGTGATCGAAAGCCACGGCTTGTCTGCCCGCAAATCCCTGGGGCAAAACTTTTTGCTCGACCTGAACCTGACCGCTAAAATCGCCCGTCAAGCCGGCGATCTTTCTGGCTCAGATGTGCTTGAAATTGGCCCCGGTCCTGGCGGCTTGACCCGTGGTTTGCTGGCCGAAGGTGCCCGACGTGTTCTGGCGATCGAAAAAGATCCGCGCTGCATGCCGGCGCTCGAAGAAATTTCCGCAGCCTATCCGGGCAAATTGCAGGTGATCAACGGGGATGCGCTTGAAGTGGACCCGCTGGCGCATTTGACCCCACCAATCCGCGTGGCGGCCAATTTGCCCTATAACGTTGGCACTGAATTGCTGGTGCGTTGGTTGACGCCGAAAGAATGGCCGCCGTTTTGGCAAAGCCTGACTTTGATGTTCCAGCGCGAAGTTGCCAATCGTATTGTCGCGGAACCCGGCAGTAAAGCCTATGGGCGCCTGGCGCTTTTGGCCCAGTGGCGCGCCGACGCCCGCATTGTGATCACCCTGCCCCCTGAAACCTTTACGCCGCCGCCTAAAGTCAACAGCGCTGTGGTGCATTTGACCGCTTTGGAAACCCCACGGTTTGAAGCAGACGCGGCGACCCTTAACCGGGTTGTGGCCACAGCCTTTAATCAGCGGCGCAAGATGCTGCGCTCTTCACTTAAAAGCATTTCTCCAGACATCGAAGACGTCTTGAACGCGGCAGGCATTGCGCCAACCGAACGCGCTGAGCGGGTGTCGCTCGAGGAATTCTGCGCTTTGGCACGACAGGTGGCTAAACTTTAG
- a CDS encoding DUF4167 domain-containing protein: protein MRSSKSRSRSKNNRNNNRPSGNIVNRVFDSSGPEGKVRGTPQQIIDKYNQLARDAQLANDRVAAENFQQHAEHYLRMLSDAQREMDARREEQERQNRERQAERDRERAARAERQERESNQPSPAAAPAPQPAVAADPSQAPQPDVAMEVVDNRTDNGLVETPEAPETASKPKPRRRPRRKEEAAAPEAAESDAPKDAAEEKPAEAPKPRRRRAKPAAKPAIEPEEPKAAE from the coding sequence ATGAGATCTTCGAAATCCCGTTCGCGATCCAAGAATAACCGCAACAACAACCGTCCCTCCGGCAATATTGTCAATCGTGTTTTTGACAGCTCGGGTCCAGAGGGAAAGGTGCGCGGTACGCCGCAGCAGATCATCGACAAATACAACCAGCTGGCGCGCGATGCACAACTGGCCAATGACCGTGTCGCTGCAGAGAATTTCCAGCAACACGCAGAACATTATCTGCGCATGCTAAGTGACGCGCAGCGCGAAATGGATGCGCGCCGCGAAGAGCAAGAACGGCAGAATCGTGAGCGTCAGGCCGAGCGTGACCGGGAACGGGCGGCACGTGCTGAACGTCAGGAACGCGAATCCAACCAGCCATCGCCAGCCGCGGCCCCTGCGCCGCAGCCTGCTGTTGCCGCTGATCCGTCACAGGCACCGCAGCCTGATGTGGCCATGGAAGTGGTTGATAACCGTACAGACAACGGGCTGGTGGAAACACCCGAAGCCCCAGAAACAGCCAGCAAGCCTAAGCCACGGCGCCGTCCACGCCGCAAGGAAGAGGCGGCCGCGCCAGAGGCTGCTGAGAGCGATGCGCCCAAAGACGCTGCAGAGGAAAAACCAGCAGAGGCACCAAAACCGCGCCGCCGCCGCGCTAAACCTGCGGCCAAACCGGCGATTGAGCCAGAAGAGCCAAAAGCCGCAGAATAG
- the prmC gene encoding peptide chain release factor N(5)-glutamine methyltransferase, with the protein MQGTRALREAGIPGPERDARLLLAEVVGLPVARMTLEPDLEITESQAGTFHQFLARRVAREPVSRILGRRSFWGRDFEVTPDVLDPRPETECLIAAALELPVPKRLIDLGCGSGIIAVTLLTEWPTAQAVACDISAACLAVSGRNATTHGVQDRLTLVQSDWFAEIAGEFDLIVSNPPYITDQEMTVLDPDVALHDPHLALTPGGDGLSPYVTLAKDAKAHLADNGTLMVEIGWKQGRDVCDIFMRAGLKDVRVLPDLDGRDRVVCGNKSSK; encoded by the coding sequence ATGCAGGGCACGCGTGCCTTGCGTGAGGCGGGTATTCCGGGACCTGAACGCGATGCGCGTTTGCTGTTGGCCGAGGTGGTCGGTCTGCCAGTGGCACGCATGACGTTGGAACCTGACCTGGAAATCACAGAATCCCAAGCGGGCACATTTCATCAATTTCTGGCGCGGCGTGTGGCGCGCGAACCCGTGTCGCGCATCTTGGGGCGGCGCAGCTTTTGGGGGCGTGACTTTGAGGTGACGCCGGACGTGCTTGACCCCAGACCAGAAACCGAATGCCTGATTGCTGCGGCGTTAGAGCTGCCTGTGCCCAAACGGTTGATAGATCTGGGATGTGGCAGCGGCATTATTGCGGTGACCTTGCTGACGGAATGGCCCACAGCGCAAGCCGTGGCCTGCGATATCAGCGCGGCCTGCCTTGCGGTTTCTGGCAGAAATGCCACGACGCACGGGGTGCAAGATCGTTTGACCTTGGTACAGTCGGATTGGTTCGCAGAGATTGCCGGGGAGTTTGATCTGATTGTGTCCAATCCACCCTATATTACCGATCAGGAAATGACGGTTCTTGACCCGGATGTGGCCCTGCATGACCCACATTTGGCGTTAACGCCGGGTGGCGATGGGCTGTCGCCTTATGTGACGCTTGCAAAAGATGCCAAAGCTCATTTGGCCGACAATGGTACGCTGATGGTCGAGATTGGCTGGAAACAAGGGCGGGATGTTTGCGACATATTCATGCGCGCCGGGTTAAAGGACGTCCGGGTTTTGCCCGACTTAGATGGGCGCGATCGGGTTGTCTGTGGCAATAAATCGTCAAAATAG
- the prfA gene encoding peptide chain release factor 1 gives MVPFDRLEQIAQRFEFLEAQMAEGTAGADIAALAKEYSDIKPVVEQIAAYKQLLADLEEAELMMDDADMRELAEEELPQLKAQLPEIEKALQLALLPKDEADARPAMIEIRPGTGGDEAALFAGDLLRMYQRYSEKRGWSFDIVELNETELGGIKECIANIKGENVFARLKYESGVHRVQRVPETESGGRVHTSAATVAVLPEAQDVDINIEAGDIRIDTMRASGSGGQHVNTTDSAVRITHIPSGIVVVSAEKSQHRNREIAMGVLKTRLYDAERQRLHDERSDSRKSQVGSGDRSERIRTYNFPQGRMSDHRINLTLYKLDQIMQGDLDEIVDALTADDQATQLAEMQ, from the coding sequence ATGGTTCCTTTTGATCGTTTAGAACAGATTGCCCAACGCTTTGAGTTTCTTGAAGCGCAGATGGCAGAAGGCACAGCAGGCGCAGACATTGCGGCTCTGGCCAAAGAGTATTCCGACATCAAGCCGGTGGTGGAACAGATTGCAGCATACAAACAATTGCTTGCGGATCTGGAAGAGGCTGAATTGATGATGGACGACGCTGATATGCGGGAGTTGGCCGAGGAAGAGCTGCCGCAACTTAAAGCGCAGTTGCCGGAAATCGAAAAGGCGTTGCAATTGGCGCTTTTGCCCAAAGATGAGGCAGATGCGCGCCCGGCGATGATTGAAATTCGCCCGGGCACTGGCGGTGATGAAGCGGCCCTGTTTGCCGGTGATTTGCTGCGCATGTATCAGCGTTATTCCGAGAAACGCGGCTGGAGCTTTGACATCGTTGAGCTGAACGAAACCGAGCTGGGCGGGATCAAGGAATGTATCGCCAATATCAAAGGCGAGAATGTTTTTGCGCGTCTGAAATATGAAAGCGGTGTGCATCGGGTGCAGCGGGTGCCTGAAACCGAAAGCGGTGGACGTGTGCATACATCGGCGGCGACGGTCGCGGTTCTGCCAGAAGCCCAAGACGTTGATATCAACATTGAGGCTGGTGATATTCGCATTGATACCATGCGGGCCTCTGGCTCTGGTGGGCAGCACGTGAACACCACCGATTCTGCGGTGCGCATCACCCATATTCCGTCGGGGATTGTGGTGGTGTCGGCCGAAAAATCCCAACACCGCAACCGTGAAATTGCCATGGGTGTTTTAAAAACCCGTCTGTATGACGCAGAACGCCAACGGTTGCATGACGAACGCTCTGACAGCCGCAAAAGCCAAGTGGGGTCGGGGGATCGTTCTGAACGCATCCGCACCTATAATTTCCCGCAAGGTCGCATGTCAGATCACCGCATCAACCTGACGCTTTATAAGCTGGACCAGATCATGCAGGGCGATTTGGACGAAATTGTTGATGCGCTGACAGCGGATGATCAGGCCACACAATTGGCTGAAATGCAGTGA